The Elgaria multicarinata webbii isolate HBS135686 ecotype San Diego chromosome 4, rElgMul1.1.pri, whole genome shotgun sequence genome contains a region encoding:
- the PTP4A1 gene encoding protein tyrosine phosphatase type IVA 1 yields MARMNRPAPVEITYKNMRFLITHNPTNATLNKFIEELKKYGVTTVVRVCEATYDTALVEKEGIQVLDWPFDDGAPPSVQIVDDWLNLLKVKFREEPGCCIAVHCVAGLGRAPVLVALALIECGMKYEDAVQFIRQKRRGAFNSKQLLYLEKYRPKMRLRFKDSNGHRNNCCIQ; encoded by the exons ATGGCGCGAATGAACCGCCCAGCTCCTGTGGAAATCACTTACAAGAATATGAGATTCCTTATCACTCACAATCCAACCAATGCAACCTTAAACAAGTTCATAGAG GAACTTAAGAAGTATGGAGTTACTACAGTAGTAAGAGTATGTGAAGCTACTTATGACACTGCTCTGGTAGAAAAAGAAGGCATACAGGTTTTG GATTGGCCCTTTGATGATGGAGCACCACCATCTGTCCAGATTGTTGATGATTGGCTAAACCTTCTGAAAGTTAAATTCCGTGAAGAGCCTGGCTGTTGCATTGCTGTACACTGTGTTGCTGGTCTTGGAAG aGCACCTGTACTGGTTGCCCTTGCACTCATAGAATGTGGAATGAAGTATGAAGATGCAGTGCAGTTCATAAGACA GAAGCGACGTGGAGCCTTTAACAGCAAGCAGCTTCTCTATTTGGAGAAATATCGTCCCAAAATGCGCCTGCGTTTTAAAGATTCAAATGGTCATCGTAACAACTGTTGTATTCAGTAA
- the LOC134397943 gene encoding uncharacterized LOC128125822 homolog, with amino-acid sequence MIRLQSSMSNHIPQFRGVLGHTFMEFLKGSGDYCQAQHGLYADK; translated from the exons ATGATCAGGCTACAGTCTTCAATGAGTAACCATATTCCT CAGTTCCGTGGTGTTCTTGGTCACACATTTATGGAGTTTCTGAAGGGCAGTGGGGACTACTGCCAGGCACAGCACGGCCTCTATGCAGACAAGTGA